A single region of the Brachypodium distachyon strain Bd21 chromosome 3, Brachypodium_distachyon_v3.0, whole genome shotgun sequence genome encodes:
- the LOC100834636 gene encoding putative fucosyltransferase-like protein: MKGSNSQAQAASRRRRYVWLVPLLVGAAFLGEIAFLGRLDMSKNVAAVESWTTSFYRSSATWGVDAPPGSGHDDDGGGDDREIRQCEERLEREDAVPYDRDFERDPVLVGGAAKDWNKCSVGCDFGFSASKTPDATFGIAPDPSVESILRSMESSQYYSENNINAARGRGYQIVMTTSLSSDVPVGYFSWAEYDIMAPVPPKTEEALAAAFISNCGARNFRLQALEMLEKLDIKIDSYGACHRNRDGKVDKVDTLKRYKFSLAFENSNEEDYVTEKFFQSLVTGAIPVVVGAPNIQEFSPGEGAILHIKELDDVISVARKMKHIASSPDAFNQSLRWKYDGPSDSFKALIDMAAVHSSCRLCIHIATKIHEKEERTPKFMNRPCSCSSKKGTVYHLYVRERGRFKTESIYLRSDELTLGALESAVHAKFRSLNHVPVWKDERPASIRGGDELKVYRIYPIGLTERQALYKFRFSDDTELAKYIKDHPCAKLEVIFV, translated from the exons ATGAAGGGCTCCAACTCGCAGGCCCAGGCGgcgagccggcgccggcgctatGTGTGGCTGGTCCCgctcctcgtcggcgccgccttcctcgGCGAGATCGCGTTCCTCGGCCGCCTCGACATGTCGAAGAACGTCGCCGCGGTCGAGAGCTGGACCACCTCCTTCTACCGCAGCTCCGCTACCTGGGGCGTGGACGCGCCCCCGGGCAGCGGGCACgatgacgacggcggcggcgacgaccgcGAGATCCGGCAGTGCGAGGAGCGGCTCGAGAGGGAGGACGCCGTGCCCTACGACCGCGATTTCGAGAGGGACCCcgtcctcgtcggcggcgctgCCAAG GATTGGAATAAATGTTCTGTAGGATGTGACTTTGGGTTTTCAGCTAGTAAGACACCGGATGCTACTTTTGGAATCGCCCCGGATCCTTCCGTAGAGAGTATACTCAGATCGATGGAATCGTCTCAATATTATTCAGAGAACAATATTAATGCGGCTCGAGG GAGAGGGTACCAAATTGTGATGACAACCAGCCTCTCCTCAGATGTGCCAGTTGGCTACTTTTCATGGGCTGAATATGATATCATGGCACCCGTGCCTCCAAAGACTGAAGAAGCCCTAGCTGCAGCCTTTATTTCCAACTGTGGTGCACGCAACTTCCGGTTGCAAGCGCTTGAGATGCTTGAAAAGTTGGATATAAAAATCGATTCATATGGTGCCTGTCACCGTAACCGTGATGGCAAAG TGGACAAAGTGGATACTTTGAAGCGCTACAAATTCAGCTTGGCTTTTGAGAATTCTAATGAGGAAGATTATGTTACAGAGAAGTTTTTTCAGTCATTGGTAACAG GGGCCATTCCGGTTGTCGTTGGTGCTCCGAATATTCAAGAGTTTTCTCCAGGAGAAGGTGCAATATTACACATTAAGGAGCTTGATGATGTTATCTCAGTTGCTAGGAAAATGAAGCATATTGCATCAAGTCCTGATGCTTTTAATCAATCTTTGAG GTGGAAGTATGATGGTCCATCCGATTCTTTCAAGGCACTTATTGATATGGCAGCAGTTCATTCATCCTGTCGCCTTTGCATACATATCGCTACGAAGATtcatgaaaaagaagaaaggacTCCCAAATTTATGAATCGCCCGTGTAGTTGTTCCAGCAAAAAGGGAACAGTATACCACTTATATGTCAGGGAAAGAGGTCGGTTCAAGACAGAGAGCATTTATCTAAG ATCGGACGAATTAACTTTGGGAGCTTTGGAGTCTGCAGTGCATGCTAAATTTAGATCTCTCAACCATGTTCCTGTATGGAAGGATGAAAGACCAGCAAGCATTCGAGGTGGAGACGAGTTGAAGGTGTACAGAATTTATCCAATCGGTCTTACAGAACGGCAGGCATTATACAAATTTAGATTTAGTGATGATACTGAGCTTGCTAAATACATTAAAGATCATCCCTGTGCAAAGCTTGAGGTAATTTTTGTATAA
- the LOC100834941 gene encoding uncharacterized protein LOC100834941, whose protein sequence is MVDVDRRMAGLSPAAHAAGLRRLSTRAAAGPSSASASPRHGLHSFDALAAAVLSHLRASGVAVLPGLTDAELARAEAEMGFAFPPDLRAVLAMGLPSGPGFPDWRTRAGLRAAFDLPIAAASLQIARGALWPRCWGPRPADPDRALRLARSAIRRAPLLVPLFDRCFLPCRPCLAGNPVFFVTDDRVLCCGLDILHFFTRDSSFQPANMALQSPSFPPSSALGEATTPYMRRSLDAACGGKLAPRWIEFWSDAASDRRRRDSSSSEASNVSSSSSGCSSPPPGGRRTRTPHWVDSYLDKLGSVLKKGGWRDMEVNEMVEVTASGLFDGGEEAPAAAVDADAVLDALVLKADRCSDSLRRAGWSAEDVSDALGLDLRRCKERSRPAVRIPSEIAAKVERLAQSVARP, encoded by the coding sequence ATGGTGGACGTGGACCGCCGGATGGCCGGCCTGTCCCCGGCGGCACACGCGGCGGGACTTCGCCGCCTGTCCAcgcgcgccgcggcggggcCCTCGTCCGCGTCCGCGTCGCCGCGCCACGGGCTACACTCCTTcgacgccctcgccgccgccgtgctgtcTCACCTCAGGGCGTCTGGGGTCGCCGTGCTCCCGGGGCTCACGGACGCCGAGCTGGCCCGGGCCGAGGCCGAGATGGGCTTCGCGTTCCCGCCTGACCTCCGCGCGGTGCTCGCCATGGGCCTGCCCTCCGGGCCGGGCTTCCCGGACTGGCGGACGCGGGCGGGGCTCCGGGCCGCGTTCGACCTGCCCATCGCGGCGGCGTCGCTCCAGATCGCGCGCGGGGCGCTCTGGCCCCGGTGCTGGGGCCCGAGGCCGGCGGACCCCGACCGGGCGCTCCGGCTCGCCCGCTCCGCCATCCGCAGGGCGCCGCTGCTGGTCCCGCTGTTCGACCGCTGCTTCCTGCCATGCCGCCCCTGCCTCGCCGGGAACCCAGTCTTCTTCGTCACCGACGACCGCGTGCTCTGCTGCGGCCTCGACATCCTCCACTTCTTCACCCGCGACTCCTCCTTCCAGCCGGCCAACATGGCCCTCCAATCCCCATCCTTCCCGCCGTCTTCAGCGCTCGGCGAGGCGACGACGCCGTACATGCGGCGCAGCCTCGACGCGGCCTGCGGCGGCAAGCTGGCCCCGCGCTGGATCGAGTTCTGGAGCGACGCCGCgtccgaccgccgccgccgcgactcGTCCTCCTCGGAGGCATCCAACGtgtcctcctcgtcctccgggtgctcgtcgccgccgccgggggggaggaggacgaggacccCGCACTGGGTCGACAGCTACCTGGACAAGCTCGGCTCCGTGCTGAAGAAGGGCGGGTGGAGAGACATGGAGGTGAACGAGATGGTCGAGGTGACGGCCTCGGGCCTcttcgacggcggcgaggaagcgccggcggcggcggtggacgcCGACGCCGTGCTCGACGCGCTCGTGCTCAAGGCCGACCGGTGCTCCGACTCGCTTCGTCGAGCCGGGTGGAGCGCCGAGGACGTGTCGGACGCGCTCGGGCTCGACCTCCGGAGGTGCAAGGAGCGCTCGCGGCCAGCCGTGCGGATCCCGTCGGAGATCGCCGCCAAGGTCGAGCGGCTCGCGCAATCGGTAGCCAGGCCGTGA